In the Pectinatus sottacetonis genome, CGAACAGGGAATAAATGCCAATATTGCGTATGCGCCAGAAAAAATAGTTAATACATTGGGCGAAGTTATTTGTAAAAATGGACTTACCCAACTGCGTATTGCAGAAACAGAAAAATATGCGCATGTTACATTCTTCTTTAATGGTGGAGTTGAACAGCCTTTAGAAGGTGAAGATCGTATACTGGTACCATCTCCTAAGGTTGCAACTTATGATTTACAGCCGGAAATGAGTGCTGTTGAAGTTACTGATAAAGTCGTTGCTGCTATTAACTCAAAAAAATATGATTTTATTATTTTGAATTATGCAAATGGAGATATGGTAGGACATACAGGAATATTACCAGCTGCTGTAAAGGCAGTTGAAACAGTTGATACATGTGTAGGACGATTTGTTGATGCAATAAAATCTGTTGGTGGCAGTGTATGTATTACTGCTGATCATGGCAATGCAGAAAAAATGTTCGACAAAAAAACCAATGAACCATTTACAGCACATACTACCAATCCAGTGCCATTTATTGTAGTTTCCAATAAGGTTAAGTCCGTACATGAAGGTGCATTATGTGATATAGCACCTACATTACTTAAAATGGCGGATATTCCTATTCCTAAAGAAATGACAGGAAAAGTACTTATCGACTAATCAAGAGGTAAAGTAGCGTTGATACTACTAATAATGTCTGCAGCTTTGATTTAAAAAGATAGCATTGTTGCAGACATTGTTCTTCTTGACAGATAACGCAGATACCATATATTATTAGTAGTGGATTATTTTAGTAAAGAGAGGAATACAGATATGATTTATTCAGAAGAAGTCAACAACATGACATGTGTTGCTAAAGGTATTGAACATCATGGTCCGGCCCCAATTCCTGAAGAAGGTAAATGGGTACAAGCTAAAGAAATAAAAGATATCAGCGGACTTACACATGGCGTTGGTTGGTGTGCTCCACAGCAAGGTGCCTGCAAATTAACTTTAAATGTTAAGGATGGTATTATTCAGGAAGCATTAGTAGAAACTATCGGTTGTTCCGGTATGACTCATTCAGCTGCTATGGCTTCAGAAATTTTACCGGGTAAAACAATATTAGAAGCATTAAATACTGACCTTGTGTGTGATGCAATAAATACTGCTATGCGTGAACTGTTCCTGCAAATTGTTTACGGCAGATCTCAAACAGCTTTTTCTGAAGGTGGACTTCCTGTTGGTGCTGGTCTGGAAGATTTAGGCAAAGGTCTCAGAAGCCAGATTGGTACAATGTATGGAACACTGAAAAAGGGTTCCCGTTATTTGGAAATGACTGAAGGCTATGTCACAAGAATCGCATTAGATAAGAAAGATGCTATTATCGGTTATGAATTTGTTAATCTTGGGAAAATGATGGAAATGATCCGCAAAGGAACACCAGCCCAAGAAGCCATGGATAAGGCAAAAGGTTCTTATGGCAGATTTGATGAAGCTGTAAAATATGTTGATCCACGTAAAGAATAATACAAGAGAACAGGAAGGAATGAAAGAGTATGGCATTATTTGAAAGTTACGAACGTCGTATTGATAAAATAAATAAAGTCTTAAATGGATACAACATTTCCTCTATTGAAGAAGCTAAAAAAATCTGTGATGAAAAAGGTATAGATGTTGCCAAGATAGTAAAGGAAATACAGCCTATTTGTTTTGACAATGCCTGCTGGGCATATACAGTGGGTGCTGCTATTGCAATCAAAAAAGGCTGTACTAAGGCGGCTGATGCGGCTAAGGCTATTGGTGAAGGATTACAATCATTTTGTATTCCCGGTTCTGTTGCCGATCATCGAAAAGTAGGTTTAGGCCACGGTAATCTTGCATCAATGCTTTTATCAGAAGATGCAAAGTGTTTTGCTTTTCTTGCTGGACATGAATCATTTGCAGCAGCAGAAGGTGCTATCGGTATCGCCGGTAAGGCAAATCGAGTAAGGAAACAGCCGCTGCGTGTTATCTTGAATGGCCTTGGTAAAGATGCAGCACAGATAATTTCCCGTATTAATGGATTTACTTATGTACAAACACAATATGACTATGCATCAGGTAAATTGAAGGTTGTTCAAGAAATTGCTTATTCTGACGGTGTACGCAGTGAAATAAAATGTTACGGTGCAGATAGTGTTCAAGAAGGTGTTGCTATTATGCATAAAGAAGATGTTGATATATCAATCACAGGTAATTCAACAAATCCTACTAGATTTCAGCATCCAGTTGCCGGCTGCTACAAAAAAGAATGTGTGGAAAACGGGAAGAAATACTTCTCCGTAGCTTCTGGCGGTGGTACAGGACGTACCCTGCATCCTGATAACATGGCTGCAGGTCCTGCTTCATATGGTATGACCGATACTATGGGACGTATGCATTCTGATGCTCAATTTGCGGGTTCCTCATCTGTTCCAGCTCATGTTGAAATGATGGGCTTGATCGGAATGGGAAATAACCCAATGGTTGGTGCTAGTGTTGCAGTTGCTGTCGCTGTAGAAGAACATATGAAATGATTCAGATGAGGTGTATGGGAATTCCTATGCATCTCTTTTAAATTTATTTTGCTGTATATGCGTTGAGTCTGCTCTATTTGTTATTTTGGTAAACAGGATTAGCTGATAAATCTTAATTATGTATATTACTTATGTACTTTATATGTATTTTGATTTATGCTACAATATAAATGCAACATTATAAAAATGGGAAGAAATATTTTAATTTAGGTGGGGTTTTTATGTTGAAAAAAACAAAAATCGTTTGTACTATGGGTCCTAATGTTGATAAGGATCCACAAATTCTTGAAGATATGATAAAAAATGGGATGAATGTAGCCCGTTTTAATTTTTCACATGGTGATTATGCAGAACATGAAAAACGTATTAATCTTGTAAAACAGACTGCTA is a window encoding:
- a CDS encoding iron-sulfur cluster assembly scaffold protein — its product is MIYSEEVNNMTCVAKGIEHHGPAPIPEEGKWVQAKEIKDISGLTHGVGWCAPQQGACKLTLNVKDGIIQEALVETIGCSGMTHSAAMASEILPGKTILEALNTDLVCDAINTAMRELFLQIVYGRSQTAFSEGGLPVGAGLEDLGKGLRSQIGTMYGTLKKGSRYLEMTEGYVTRIALDKKDAIIGYEFVNLGKMMEMIRKGTPAQEAMDKAKGSYGRFDEAVKYVDPRKE
- a CDS encoding GGGtGRT protein translates to MALFESYERRIDKINKVLNGYNISSIEEAKKICDEKGIDVAKIVKEIQPICFDNACWAYTVGAAIAIKKGCTKAADAAKAIGEGLQSFCIPGSVADHRKVGLGHGNLASMLLSEDAKCFAFLAGHESFAAAEGAIGIAGKANRVRKQPLRVILNGLGKDAAQIISRINGFTYVQTQYDYASGKLKVVQEIAYSDGVRSEIKCYGADSVQEGVAIMHKEDVDISITGNSTNPTRFQHPVAGCYKKECVENGKKYFSVASGGGTGRTLHPDNMAAGPASYGMTDTMGRMHSDAQFAGSSSVPAHVEMMGLIGMGNNPMVGASVAVAVAVEEHMK